A window from Peromyscus eremicus chromosome 1, PerEre_H2_v1, whole genome shotgun sequence encodes these proteins:
- the LOC131902712 gene encoding binder of sperm protein homolog 2-like yields MRHLVGWVLLAVCMYGLNADLTPYFRPPMEEFPVPNCTFPFIYNEVIYHSCISVHSDYDWCSLDYYFQGRWRYCKAFDPPMCIFPFQFGKKYIYECTKEGYILNRSWCSLTDNYNKDKKWKQCSPYK; encoded by the exons ATGAGACATCTTGTGGGCTGGGTGTTGCTAGCTGTCTGTATGTATGGACTGAATGCAG acTTGACTCCCTATTTTCGGCCCCCAATGGAAG AATTTCCTGTGCCAAACTGTACCTTTCCGTTCATCTATAACGAGGTAATCTACCACAGCTGCATCTCTGTCCACAGTGACTATGATTGGTGTTCCCTTGATTATTATTTCCAAGGAAGGTGGAGATACTGCAAAGCATTTG ATCCTCCAATGTGTatctttcctttccaatttggaAAAAAGTACATTTATGAATGCACCAAGGAAGGCTACATTTTGAATCGGAGTTGGTGTTCATTGACTGACAATTACAACAAAGATAAAAAATGGAAGCAATGTTCTCCTTACAAGTAA